In a genomic window of Scyliorhinus torazame isolate Kashiwa2021f chromosome 5, sScyTor2.1, whole genome shotgun sequence:
- the LOC140419271 gene encoding uncharacterized protein yields the protein MEKPWKCGDCGKESRSPSELEIHRRIHTGERPFTCECGKGFTHLNNLRTHQRVHSGEKAFTCFVCQKGFTHSWNLLTHQRLHTGERPFTCSECGKGFSRTCSLQTHQRVHTGERPFICSECDKRFTQLPHLLTHQRVHTGERPFTCSVCGKGFIESFTLQMHQRVHTGERPFICTECGKGFTQSSNLLTHQRVHTGERPFICSLCGKGFTQLSHLQTHQRVHK from the coding sequence atggagaaaccgtggaaatgtggggactgtgggaaggaatcccgttccccatctgagctggagattcatcggcgtattcacactggggagaggccattcacctgtgagtgtgggaagggattcactcatttaaacaacttgcggacacaccagcgagttcacagtggagagaaggCATTCACCTGCTTTGTCTGTCAGAAGGGGTTCACTCACTCATGGAATCTGTTGAcacatcagcgacttcacactggagagaggccattcacctgctctgagtgtgggaagggattcagtcggacatgcagtctgcagacacaccagcgagttcacactggggagagaccattcatttgcTCTGAGTGTgacaagagattcactcagttacctcacctgctgacacaccagcgagttcacactggggagaggccattcacctgctcagtgtgtgggaagggattcattgaatcattcaccctgcagatgcaccagcgagttcacaccggggagaggccattcatctgcactgagtgtgggaaaggattcactcagtcatctaacctgctgacacatcaacgggttcacaccggggagaggccattcatctgctccttgtgtgggaaaggattcactcagttatcccatctgcagacacaccagcgagttcacaagtga
- the LOC140419264 gene encoding uncharacterized protein, whose protein sequence is MERKSIVHSEEKPYTCCVCGRGFTRSSGLTRHKCSHTEEKPWKCVDCGKGFTSPSHLEIHRRSHTGERPFTCSKCGKGFTESSNLSTHQRVHTGERPFTCSKCGKGFTESSNLSTHQRVHTGERPFTCSKCGKGFTLSSALRKHQRVHTGERPFTCSKCGKGFTQSSVLLSHQRVHTDERPFQCPDCGKCHKRSGDLMSHQRVHTDEKPFRCSHCGTGFRQSSHLTVHKRIHTGERPFACSQCGKEFTQLSTLQKHQRVHTDERPFQCPDCGKCYKSSGELMCHQRVHTDERPFRCSHCGTGFRHSSQLTVHQRIHTGERPFTCTKCGKGFTQSSDLQKHQRIHTGERPFACSMCGKGFTQSSDLQKHQRVHTGERPFTCSECGKGFKMSYNLQKHQRVHSERPFQCPDCGRCYKSPVELMRHQRVHTDERPFRCSHCGTGFRRSSNLTVHQRIHTGERPFTCSECGKGFTISYHLQQHQRGHK, encoded by the coding sequence atggaaagaaaaagcatcgttcacagtgaggagaaaccgtacacgtgttgtgtgtgtggacgaggattcactcgatcatcaggcctcacgagacacaaatgcagtcacaccgaggagaaaccgtggaaatgtgtggactgtgggaaaggattcacttccccatcccatctggaaattcatcgacgcagtcacactggtgagagaccattcacctgctccaagtgtgggaagggattcactgagtcatctaatctgtccacacaccagcgagttcacactggggagagaccattcacctgctccaagtgtgggaagggattcactgagtcatctaatctgtccacacaccagcgagttcacactggggagagaccattcacctgctccaagtgtgggaagggattcactctgtcatccgccctgcggaaacaccagcgggttcacacaggggagagaccattcacctgctccaagtgtgggaagggattcactcagtcatccgtcctgctgagtcaccagcgagttcatactgatgagagaccgtttcaatgtccagactgcgggaagtgccacaaacgttctggggatctgatgagccatcaacgtgttcacactgacgagaaaccgtttaggtgctctcactgcgggactgggttcagacaatcatctcacctcactgtacataagcgaattcacactggggagaggccattcgcctgctcccagtgtgggaaggaattcactcagttatccaccctgcagaaacaccagcgagttcacactgatgagagaccgtttcaatgtccagactgcgggaagtgctataaaagttctggggaactgatgtgccatcaacgtgttcacactgacgagagaccgtttaggtgctctcactgcgggactgggttcagacactcatctcagctcactgtacatcagcgaattcacactggagagaggccattcacctgcaccaagtgtgggaagggattcactcagtcatctgacttgcagaagcaccagcgaattcacactggggagaggccattcgcctgctccatgtgtgggaagggattcactcagtcatctgacttgcagaagcaccagcgagttcacactggagagagaccgttcacctgttcagagtgtgggaagggattcaaaatgTCTTACAACCtacagaagcaccagcgagttcacagcgagagaccgttccaatgtccagactgcgggaggtGCTATAAAAGTCCTGtggaactgatgcgccatcaacgtgttcacactgacgagagaccgtttagatgctctcactgcgggactgggttcagacgatcatctaacctcactgtacatcagcgaattcacactggggagagaccgttcacctgctctgagtgtgggaagggattcaccatttCATACCACCTGCAGcagcaccaacgaggccacaaataA